In the genome of Quercus robur chromosome 3, dhQueRobu3.1, whole genome shotgun sequence, one region contains:
- the LOC126716934 gene encoding translationally-controlled tumor protein homolog, translating to MLVYQDLLTGDELLSDSFPYKEIENGMLWEVEGKWVVQGAVDVDIGANPSAEGGGEDEGVDDQAVKVVDIVDTFRLQEQPAFDKKQFVTFMKRYIKNLTPKLEADKQELFKKHIEGATKFLLSKLSDLQFFVGESMHDDGGLVFAHYKEGATDPTFIYFAYGLKEIKC from the exons ATGCTAGTTTATCAGGATCTTCTCACTg GTGATGAGCTTCTCTCGGACTCATTCCCATACAAGGAAATTGAAAATGGGATGCTGTGGGAAGTGGAAGGAAAG TGGGTTGTTCAAGGAGCAGTCGATGTAGACATTGGGGCTAACCCTTCTGCAGAAGGTGGAGGTGAGGATGAAGGTGTTGATGACCAAGCTGTCAAGGTTGTTGACATTGTTGACACCTTTAGGCTTCAG GAACAACCTGCTTTTGACAAGAAGCAGTTTGTCACATTCATGAAGAGGTACATCAAGAATCTGACACCCAAATTGGAGGCAGACAAGCAAGAGTTGTTTAAGAAGCACATTGAGGGAGCAACCAAGTTCCTCCTCTCAAAGCTCAGTGACCTCCAATT TTTTGTGGGGGAAAGCATGCATGATGATGGTGGTTTGGTGTTTGCCCACTACAAGGAAGGCGCAACTGATCCAACCTTTATCTACTTTGCATATGGACTGAAGGAAATCAAGTGTTAA